From Oncorhynchus mykiss isolate Arlee chromosome 25, USDA_OmykA_1.1, whole genome shotgun sequence, a single genomic window includes:
- the LOC110505445 gene encoding fibronectin type III domain-containing protein 5 isoform X3 encodes MEDCMFIYSADTPPSHESSPPKLSDHSDSLAAPVNVTIKALKYNSAVVTWDIPEGDLVIGFAITQQKKDVRMLRFIQEVNTTTHSCALWDLEEETDYIVHVQSISMSGPMSQHSEPLRFRTPKESETQASKNKDEVTMEEVGAQLRAGEFIIIVVVLIMWAGVIALFCRQYDIIKDNEPNTNKDKAKTSSECSTPEHPTGGLLRSKFPKNNNNNNRAPSVNIIEV; translated from the exons ATGGAAGATTGTATGTTCATTTACTCTGCAGACACTCCCCCATCGCATGAGTCATCACCACCGAAGCTTTCTGATCATTCAG ACAGTTTGGCGGCTCCTGTCAATGTGACCATCAAGGCTTTGAAGTACAACTCTGCCGTGGTGACATGGGACATCCCCGAAGGGGACCTTGTCATCGGCTTCGCCATCACACAGCAG AAGAAGGACGTGCGCATGCTGCGCTTCATCCAGGAAGTGAACACCACCACCCACTCCTGTGCATTATGGGACTTGGAGGAGGAGACCGACTACATTGTGCACGTGCAGTCCATCAGCATGAGTGGGCCCATGAGTCAGCACAGCGAACCCCTGCGCTTCCGCACGCCCAAGGAGTCTGAGACACAGGCCTCGAAGAATAAAG ACGAGGTGACCATGGAGGAAGTGGGAGCTCAGCTGAGGGCGGGGGAGTTCATCATTATCGTGGTGGTGCTGATCATGTGGGCAG GTGTGATCGCTCTCTTCTGCCGTCAGTATGACATCATCAAAGACAACGAGCCCAACACCAACAAGGACAAAGCTAAGACCTCATCAGAGTGCAGTACTCCGGAGCACCCGACGGGGGGGCTGTTGCGCAGTAAG TTCcccaagaacaacaacaacaacaaccgggCTCCATCTGTGAACATCATCGAGGTGTGA
- the LOC110505445 gene encoding fibronectin type III domain-containing protein 5 isoform X2: MKRFFLSTVPLLILSCLGVSRVFADSLAAPVNVTIKALKYNSAVVTWDIPEGDLVIGFAITQQKKDVRMLRFIQEVNTTTHSCALWDLEEETDYIVHVQSISMSGPMSQHSEPLRFRTPKESETQASKNKDEVTMEEVGAQLRAGEFIIIVVVLIMWAGEGWNVSKGVIALFCRQYDIIKDNEPNTNKDKAKTSSECSTPEHPTGGLLRSKFPKNNNNNNRAPSVNIIEV, encoded by the exons ATGAAGAGATTTTTCCTGTCAACCGTGCCACTGCTAATTCTCAGCTGTCTAGGTGTCTCTCGCGTCTTTGCTG ACAGTTTGGCGGCTCCTGTCAATGTGACCATCAAGGCTTTGAAGTACAACTCTGCCGTGGTGACATGGGACATCCCCGAAGGGGACCTTGTCATCGGCTTCGCCATCACACAGCAG AAGAAGGACGTGCGCATGCTGCGCTTCATCCAGGAAGTGAACACCACCACCCACTCCTGTGCATTATGGGACTTGGAGGAGGAGACCGACTACATTGTGCACGTGCAGTCCATCAGCATGAGTGGGCCCATGAGTCAGCACAGCGAACCCCTGCGCTTCCGCACGCCCAAGGAGTCTGAGACACAGGCCTCGAAGAATAAAG ACGAGGTGACCATGGAGGAAGTGGGAGCTCAGCTGAGGGCGGGGGAGTTCATCATTATCGTGGTGGTGCTGATCATGTGGGCAGGTGAGGGGTGGAATGTTTCAAAAG GTGTGATCGCTCTCTTCTGCCGTCAGTATGACATCATCAAAGACAACGAGCCCAACACCAACAAGGACAAAGCTAAGACCTCATCAGAGTGCAGTACTCCGGAGCACCCGACGGGGGGGCTGTTGCGCAGTAAG TTCcccaagaacaacaacaacaacaaccgggCTCCATCTGTGAACATCATCGAGGTGTGA
- the LOC110505445 gene encoding fibronectin type III domain-containing protein 5 isoform X1, with product MEDCMFIYSADTPPSHESSPPKLSDHSDSLAAPVNVTIKALKYNSAVVTWDIPEGDLVIGFAITQQKKDVRMLRFIQEVNTTTHSCALWDLEEETDYIVHVQSISMSGPMSQHSEPLRFRTPKESETQASKNKDEVTMEEVGAQLRAGEFIIIVVVLIMWAGEGWNVSKGVIALFCRQYDIIKDNEPNTNKDKAKTSSECSTPEHPTGGLLRSKFPKNNNNNNRAPSVNIIEV from the exons ATGGAAGATTGTATGTTCATTTACTCTGCAGACACTCCCCCATCGCATGAGTCATCACCACCGAAGCTTTCTGATCATTCAG ACAGTTTGGCGGCTCCTGTCAATGTGACCATCAAGGCTTTGAAGTACAACTCTGCCGTGGTGACATGGGACATCCCCGAAGGGGACCTTGTCATCGGCTTCGCCATCACACAGCAG AAGAAGGACGTGCGCATGCTGCGCTTCATCCAGGAAGTGAACACCACCACCCACTCCTGTGCATTATGGGACTTGGAGGAGGAGACCGACTACATTGTGCACGTGCAGTCCATCAGCATGAGTGGGCCCATGAGTCAGCACAGCGAACCCCTGCGCTTCCGCACGCCCAAGGAGTCTGAGACACAGGCCTCGAAGAATAAAG ACGAGGTGACCATGGAGGAAGTGGGAGCTCAGCTGAGGGCGGGGGAGTTCATCATTATCGTGGTGGTGCTGATCATGTGGGCAGGTGAGGGGTGGAATGTTTCAAAAG GTGTGATCGCTCTCTTCTGCCGTCAGTATGACATCATCAAAGACAACGAGCCCAACACCAACAAGGACAAAGCTAAGACCTCATCAGAGTGCAGTACTCCGGAGCACCCGACGGGGGGGCTGTTGCGCAGTAAG TTCcccaagaacaacaacaacaacaaccgggCTCCATCTGTGAACATCATCGAGGTGTGA
- the LOC110505445 gene encoding fibronectin type III domain-containing protein 5 isoform X4, whose amino-acid sequence MEDCMFIYSADTPPSHESSPPKLSDHSDSLAAPVNVTIKALKYNSAVVTWDIPEGDLVIGFAITQQKKDVRMLRFIQEVNTTTHSCALWDLEEETDYIVHVQSISMSGPMSQHSEPLRFRTPKESETQASKNKDEVTMEEVGAQLRAGEFIIIVVVLIMWAGVIALFCRQYDIIKDNEPNTNKDKAKTSSECSTPEHPTGGLLRSKV is encoded by the exons ATGGAAGATTGTATGTTCATTTACTCTGCAGACACTCCCCCATCGCATGAGTCATCACCACCGAAGCTTTCTGATCATTCAG ACAGTTTGGCGGCTCCTGTCAATGTGACCATCAAGGCTTTGAAGTACAACTCTGCCGTGGTGACATGGGACATCCCCGAAGGGGACCTTGTCATCGGCTTCGCCATCACACAGCAG AAGAAGGACGTGCGCATGCTGCGCTTCATCCAGGAAGTGAACACCACCACCCACTCCTGTGCATTATGGGACTTGGAGGAGGAGACCGACTACATTGTGCACGTGCAGTCCATCAGCATGAGTGGGCCCATGAGTCAGCACAGCGAACCCCTGCGCTTCCGCACGCCCAAGGAGTCTGAGACACAGGCCTCGAAGAATAAAG ACGAGGTGACCATGGAGGAAGTGGGAGCTCAGCTGAGGGCGGGGGAGTTCATCATTATCGTGGTGGTGCTGATCATGTGGGCAG GTGTGATCGCTCTCTTCTGCCGTCAGTATGACATCATCAAAGACAACGAGCCCAACACCAACAAGGACAAAGCTAAGACCTCATCAGAGTGCAGTACTCCGGAGCACCCGACGGGGGGGCTGTTGCGCAGTAAGGTATAA